In the Sphingobium sp. Z007 genome, CCAATCGTTGCCCGTTTTGGAAAGCCAGGTCATCCCGCCCTTCGGCGCGGACCATGTCGTCGCGCTGGTGACGCCGCAGCCGCCGGACGATTTCCGCCTGCTCCTACGCACGGTCGAAAATCAGCGCGCCGCCGCCCGGCTGGTCGCCCCGATCCGTGACCTGATGGTCAAGACCGGGGGGCAGGCCAGCCTGTCGATCGGCGAACTTTATACCGGCAACTGATATGCGGCCGCGCGCCTTAGTTGCTCAGGATCACGGTCCGGCTTTTGGCGGCGCTCTTGTTGCCGATATCGACGCGATATTGGCCCGATGCACGCGGCGTGACGGCGCAGACCGGGGCATAATCGGCATTGTCGTCCAGGCAGAGCTGCCGCCCCGACGCATCGAGCAGGCGGATATACATATTGGTGCCGATGTCGCCGATCGCGCCGATGCGCAGCGGCTCCCCACCCTTGGCGGTGACGGTGAAGCGATAGGCGTTGCGCGGATTGACGTCCTGCACGCGCCGCACCAGCCCCTTGCCGAAGGCGGAGGCGACCACGCCGCGCCCCGCCGCCGACTGCGCCAGCCGGATTTGCAAGAGCAACGCCTGGTCGTCGCGCGCCAGCGCCTTGGCCTCGGCGAACAGCGCGTCGGGGGAAAAGGCAGCGTCGCCCTGCGCCGGAGTCGCGCCATCGGTCATTGGCACCTGCTGCAGCATCCGCGCCGCGGTCAGCATTGCATGGGGATCGCGCTCGCGTCGGGCGAAGTCGGCCACCTGCCGCGCGGCGATCGCCTGGGCGAAGGGATCGGCGGGGGTGACAGACGGGGCGGGTGGCGTAGTCGTCTCCTGCGCTGCCACGGGACTGCCAAGCGCCATCATCGCCACACCCGCGATCAGGAATGTCCGCATCATGTCCAACCCCCTCGGTAAGATTTTCTCGTCCCCTGTGGATACTGCCGCTGCGGTGGGAAAGCCAGTGCTGGCTGGCGGCGCGGAACTGGCGGGATATGCGCACAAGCAATTGTCGGCGCTCGTCGGCGGGGCGGGCGGCGAGGGGCGCTATGCCGCCTTCATCAGCTACAGCCATGCTGACATGAAGGTCGCGCGCTGGCTGCACCGCGCCATCGAAAATTATCGCGTGCCCCACGGGCTGGTGGGGACGGCGGGCGATCGCGGCCCGATCCCTGCCAGGCTCCGTCCGATCTTCCGCGATGAAGACGAACTGGCGGGGGCCGCCGAACTCGGCCCCAAATTACAGGGCGCGCTGGCCCGGTCCGACGCGCTGGTCGTCATCTGCTCGCCCAGCGCGGCGCGCTCGGTCTGGGTCGACAAGGAAATCCGATCCTTCAAGCGGTTCAACCCGGAGGCGCCGGTCTTCGCCCTGATTGCCGCTGGCGTGCCCGGCGATCCCGACACCGATTGTTTTCCCGCGCCCCTGCTGTTCGCGCTGGACGCGGCGGGCGAACTGGATCGCAGCCAGCCGCTCGAACCGCTGGCGCCCGACCTGCAAAAGAATGAGCGCCATATCGTCAAGCTCAAGCTGATCGCGGGCCTGCTCGGCGCCCCCTATGCCGCGCTCTACCGACGCGACCAGCGCCGCAGCCGGCGAATCGCGGCTGCGTTATCGGCCGCCGCCCTGCTTTTGATTATCGTGCTGAGCGGCCTGTCGATCGCTGCCTTCACCTATGCCCGCATGGCGGTGCAGCAGCGCAATGCAGCGCAGGCCGCGCGCGCCCTCGCGGAGCAGAACGCCGACAAGGCGGAGCGCCGCGCCTGGCTGGCGCAGGTCGCTGCGCAGGAGGTGCGGCGCATGGTCGCGGAGGGCGAAAGCTGCCCGCGTCCGTGAAAATCGACATCAACCTTTTCCGTTCGGGCTGAGCCTGTTGAAGTCCTGCCCTTCTTCCAACGTGAGAAGGAAAGGCAAAACAGCCCCCTTCGACTGACTGCTTGCAGCAGTCGCTCAGGACAGGCTTCGACAGGCTCAGGGCGAACGGGCGTTATTTGGAGAGCGTTGGCCTACTCCCGCCAACTCGGATCGATCCGGTCAATCCGTCGCACCATGCTCTGAAAATCGGGCACGCCCGGCCCGACCGGCAATTGCACGGCGCTCAGGTCGCGTTGATGCACTGCGATCACCTCGGCCGGAATGTCGATCGGCGTGCCCGCCGCGCCCGCCGCGACCTGGATCTCGCAGGCGCGTTGCAGCAGCCAGTGGGTCAGGAAAGCTTCGGGCAGGCTGCCCGCCATCACCAGCGTCCCATGATTGCGCAGCAGCATGACGCGCCGGCCGCCCAGATTGGCGATCAGCCGTTCCCCTTCGTCGGCGCGAATCGTCACGCCCTCAAAGTCATGATAGGCGATTCGCCCGATGAAGGCGGCGGCGTAGAAGCTGATCGGGCGCAACCCCTCGGCGCAGGCGCTCACCGCCATGCCCGCGGTCGTATGGGTATGAATGATGCAATGGGCGTCGGGCAGATGCCGATGAAACACGCTATGCTGGGTGAAGCCAGCGCGGTTGACGGGATAGGGGCTGCCGTCCAGCACCTGGCCGTCTATGTCGATCTTGACCAGGTTGGACGCGGTCACCTCATCATAGCCCAGGCCGAAGGGATTGATGAGAAAAGCGCCGTTTTCCTCCGGCACGCGCAGCGTAATATGGTTGTAGATCAGCTCCGACCAGCCCATATGGTCGAAGATGCGATAGCAGGCGGCGAGCTGCTGGCGCGCCTCCCATTCGGCGGCGGACATATCGGGGTGTTTGGCGGCTGTAGCCATGGCGATCCTCCACTATCTTTATGCCGCCACTATCCGCCCGCATGCTCGGCTTGTCGAGTATGAAGGCTTTAGGGTTGAATTTGCGCGGGCCTGCTGATAGGGCGCCGCCCACATGGCGTAGGGCGACCTGCGACGACTCACTGGCTTTGCTATTCGGTCGGCCCGTCGGGAAGGATGTAAAAATCCCGGCGAACCGCTCGTTTTCGATTGGAGATAAACGGACTTATGCAGATCATCGTTCGCGACAA is a window encoding:
- a CDS encoding class II aldolase/adducin family protein; its protein translation is MATAAKHPDMSAAEWEARQQLAACYRIFDHMGWSELIYNHITLRVPEENGAFLINPFGLGYDEVTASNLVKIDIDGQVLDGSPYPVNRAGFTQHSVFHRHLPDAHCIIHTHTTAGMAVSACAEGLRPISFYAAAFIGRIAYHDFEGVTIRADEGERLIANLGGRRVMLLRNHGTLVMAGSLPEAFLTHWLLQRACEIQVAAGAAGTPIDIPAEVIAVHQRDLSAVQLPVGPGVPDFQSMVRRIDRIDPSWRE
- a CDS encoding toll/interleukin-1 receptor domain-containing protein yields the protein MSNPLGKIFSSPVDTAAAVGKPVLAGGAELAGYAHKQLSALVGGAGGEGRYAAFISYSHADMKVARWLHRAIENYRVPHGLVGTAGDRGPIPARLRPIFRDEDELAGAAELGPKLQGALARSDALVVICSPSAARSVWVDKEIRSFKRFNPEAPVFALIAAGVPGDPDTDCFPAPLLFALDAAGELDRSQPLEPLAPDLQKNERHIVKLKLIAGLLGAPYAALYRRDQRRSRRIAAALSAAALLLIIVLSGLSIAAFTYARMAVQQRNAAQAARALAEQNADKAERRAWLAQVAAQEVRRMVAEGESCPRP